A genome region from Hevea brasiliensis isolate MT/VB/25A 57/8 chromosome 9, ASM3005281v1, whole genome shotgun sequence includes the following:
- the LOC110648655 gene encoding uncharacterized protein LOC110648655 encodes MLETQLYSSRILAPFREESGDEELSVLPRHTKVIVTGNNRTKSVLVGLQGVVKKAVGLGGWHWLVLKNGVEVKLQRNALSVLEHPTGNEVDEDNDFDTSSGSDIGEKDHDFSSGSEFHKISKPRVRSMRPCIPLAKSTSRSSYRDVQSIIHAPHQKVQLAKLGTESLRRYCKRFNLAGIHSDSSREQMLNAVQQHCASQQPLDEVRVIAEFTHAAKRLKLAERSME; translated from the exons ATGTTGGAGACACAGCTTTATTCTTCTCGGATACTTGCTCCTTTTCGAGAGGAAAGTGGTGATGAAGAGCTCTCTGTGCTTCCTAGACACACCAAAGTCATTGTCACTGGAAACAATAGAACAAAGTCTGTGCTGGTTGGTTTGCAAGGCGTGGTCAAGAAGGCTGTTGGTCTTGGGGGCTGGCATTGGCTG GTTCTGAAAAATGGTGTTGAAGTTAAGCTGCAAAGGAATGCATTAAGCGTGTTGGAACATCCTACTGGGAACGAAGTGGATGAAGATAATGATTTTGATACTAGCAGTGGCTCTGACATTGGTGAAAAGGACCATGATTTCT CTAGTGGCAGTGAGTTCCATAAAATTAGCAAGCCAAGAGTTCGTTCAATGAGGCCATGCATTCCATTAGCAAAGTCAACAAGTCGTAGCAGTTACAGAGATGTTCAATCAATTATTCACGCCCCCCATCAG AAGGTGCAATTGGCAAAACTAGGAACAGAATCATTACGGAGATATTGCAAGCGATTCAATCTT GCGGGCatccattctgattcatcaaGGGAGCAGATGCTTAATGCTGTGCAACAACATTGTGCTTCacag CAACCATTAGACGAGGTGCGAGTGATTGCAGAATTCACGCATGCAGCAAAGAGATTGAAACTAGCTGAAAGATCAATGGAATGA
- the LOC110648656 gene encoding probable E3 ubiquitin-protein ligase RHB1A, translating to MGGCCCCSSKGAELNTAPACYYYPRASEEHVPLSSRHGAVSALSTGLLVDTNLDTSVPDAYRPPPPPMPFDVALGCAQTPQGAQEISSDKDDGAVQTTNSDSVQETTGINTRETSAKCEDMKGSDCKAQTNLELDSVKELEVELQKSVEPLISATEEEDVCPTCLEEYDAENPKITTKCEHHFHLACILEWMERSDTCPVCDKEMIIEPPIDL from the exons ATGGGAGGTTGCTGCTGTTGTTCCTCCAAGGGAGCTGAACTTAATACTGCTCCGGCTTGTTATTAT TACCCCAGAGCATCAGAAGAGCATGTCCCACTATCATCTCGTCATGGTGCTGTTTCTGCCCTCTCCACGGGACTGTTGGTTGATACAAACCTTGACACATCGGTCCCTGATGCATACAGGCCACCTCCTCCACCTATGCCATTTGATGTGGCTTTAGGATGTGCTCAAACTCCACAAGGGGCTCAGGAAATTTCCAGTGACAAAGATGATGGAGCAGTGCAAACAACAAATTCTGATTCTGTTCAAGAAACTACTGGCATCAATACTCGAGAAACATCAGCTAAGTGTGAAGATATGAAGGGTTCAGACTGTAAAGCACAAACTAATTTGGAGCTCGATTCAGTAAAGGAGCTAGAAGTTGAGCTCCAAAAGTCGGTTGAACCTCTTATTTCAGCAACAGAGGAGGAGGATGTTTGTCCCACCTGTCTGGAAG AGTATGATGCAGAGAATCCAAAAATTACCACAAAATGTGAGCACCATTTTCACCTTGCATGCATTCTTGAATGGATGGAAAGAAGTGACACCTGTCCTGTTTGTGACAAG GAAATGATAATTGAACCTCCTATTGATTTGTAG